From Argopecten irradians isolate NY chromosome 2, Ai_NY, whole genome shotgun sequence, the proteins below share one genomic window:
- the LOC138316028 gene encoding FMRFamide receptor-like, giving the protein MECVPIGNESGLAPPVNFTEAQKRVLKDISNVFYNYGLPVVCLFGIVGNILNLTILTRRKLQKSYRTVEQAAYVCLIGLALSDLMFCVFAFPTTFLPTGEYYKTKGFILYYGMYSTAVINVFIMSSTWLTVTMATERYIAICHPLNSKLLMTLSKTKLIIVLVYLVSVAFNIPVLWRYQIHEVMCENMTSKVYHLIQVPLCNSNMLDDGYRVLWAIVGNFIPLILLIGFNICICYKIHKSYKLRQKFHCEEDPKDSSNTLTITLIVIVVMFFILVAPSEIVLHIAQITKSDSDATYKAIEVVMNFMQSVNFSVNFVLYCIISPYFRKTLRHILCCDWYNNRRDSYKFSMTDCSKQPLQGP; this is encoded by the coding sequence ATGGAGTGTGTTCCGATAGGAAACGAGTCAGGATTAGCTCCCCCTGTTAACTTTACAGAGGCACAGAAACGAGTCCTCAAAGATATCAGCAATGTCTTCTATAACTATGGCCTTCCtgtagtttgtttgtttggcaTTGTGGGAAATATTTTAAACCTGACAATTCTTACACGTCGAAAATTACAGAAATCCTATCGGACAGTAGAACAGGCTGCTTATGTGTGTCTCATTGGTTTGGCTTTGTCGGATTTAATGTTTTGTGTATTCGCCTTTCCAACAACATTTCTACCAACAGGTGAATATTACAAAACTAAAGgcttcattttatattatgGGATGTATTCCACAGCAgtcataaatgtgtttattatgTCAAGCACCTGGCTGACAGTAACTATGGCAACGGAAAGGTATATTGCAATTTGTCATCCACTTAACAGTAAACTATTAATGACTTTGAGTAAAACAAAGTTGATCATTGTTCTTGTTTACTTGGTGTCGGTGGCATTTAATATTCCTGTTCTGTGGCGATATCAAATCCATGAAGTTATGTGTGAAAATATGACCTCAAAAGTATATCACTTGATACAAGTGCCATTGTGTAACAGTAACATGTTGGACGATGGCTACCGAGTACTCTGGGCTATTGTTGGTAACTTCATCCCTCTCATTCTACTAATAGGGTTCAATATCTGCATATGttacaaaattcataaatcGTACAAACTACGTCAAAAATTTCACTGTGAAGAGGACCCCAAGGATTCTAGCAATACACTGACAATAACACTCATTGTCATCGTCGTCATGTTTTTTATACTCGTGGCGCCCTCTGAAATTGTTCTGCACATCGCTCAGATCACCAAAAGTGACAGTGACGCCACCTACAAGGCTATCGAAGTGGTCATGAACTTTATGCAGTCTGTGAACTTCTCGGTGAACTTTGTCCTGTATTGTATCATCAGCCCGTATTTCCGTAAAACACTCCGTCACATCCTGTGCTGCGATTGGTACAACAATCGCAGAGACTCTTATAAATTCAGTATGACAGACTGTAGCAAACAACCACTCCAAGGACCATGA